Proteins encoded by one window of Kribbella italica:
- a CDS encoding acyl carrier protein, whose translation MSTTVIEDRVKVVLATVLDNGTTAAEIGPDADLVEQYGLDSLQTITFLLAIEDEFDLELDYPQLQLDDLRSVRQFSGFVARLAQEAP comes from the coding sequence ATGTCCACCACTGTCATCGAGGACCGCGTGAAGGTCGTCCTGGCCACCGTCCTGGACAACGGCACCACCGCCGCCGAGATCGGGCCCGACGCCGACCTGGTCGAGCAGTACGGGCTGGACTCGCTGCAGACGATCACGTTCCTGCTCGCGATCGAGGACGAGTTCGACCTCGAGCTGGACTACCCGCAACTGCAGTTGGACGACCTGCGCTCGGTCCGCCAGTTCAGCGGCTTCGTGGCCCGATTGGCGCAAGAAGCCCCATGA
- a CDS encoding radical SAM protein, with protein MRPTTTRTLNTKEFADIKHTVSIRSKARRNLLADPSYAAPLPQEVSLQLTYRCNLRCTHCYQWNEQGFFRDFSAAKQKTELDLAVVEDVLRTTAPVRSKLFLWGGEPLMHTKFDQVAALLEQYPRTVNMCTNGLLFKRKLDDLLRIGENLNLLVSLDGLGEDHEALRGRGTFKRTMENIQLMLDLKRSGQWDGELSLSCMVSHVTVHKMYEFMEWAEELGVNTVYFQFPWYISPEVAESMDRLYEKTFSWLNPSTDTKKPTWHSYTYQLPEEELPALRDSMARLASRAWNVRLRYQPQLEDDEVTDFILGTSRPAQHRSKCLAVSNRMEVHADGAVSSCKFFPEFVVGNLYDQPVNELWQSTSFREVRRIMSENGMMPVCSKCILLYLNGV; from the coding sequence ATGCGTCCCACCACCACCCGCACGCTGAACACCAAAGAGTTCGCCGACATCAAGCACACCGTGTCGATCCGCTCCAAAGCGCGGCGCAACCTGCTCGCGGACCCGTCGTACGCCGCACCGCTGCCGCAGGAGGTCAGCCTGCAGCTCACGTACCGCTGCAACCTGCGCTGCACCCACTGCTACCAGTGGAACGAGCAGGGCTTCTTCCGCGACTTCAGCGCGGCCAAGCAGAAGACCGAGCTGGACCTGGCGGTGGTCGAGGACGTCCTGCGGACCACGGCGCCGGTGCGCTCGAAGCTGTTCCTGTGGGGCGGCGAGCCGCTGATGCACACCAAGTTCGACCAGGTCGCCGCGCTGCTGGAGCAGTACCCGCGGACGGTCAACATGTGCACCAACGGCCTGCTGTTCAAGCGCAAGCTGGACGACCTGCTGCGGATCGGCGAGAACCTCAACCTGCTGGTCAGCCTGGACGGTCTCGGCGAGGACCACGAGGCGCTGCGCGGCCGCGGCACCTTCAAGCGCACGATGGAGAACATCCAGCTGATGCTGGACCTCAAGCGCTCGGGGCAGTGGGACGGCGAGCTGTCGCTGTCCTGCATGGTCAGCCACGTCACCGTGCACAAGATGTACGAGTTCATGGAGTGGGCCGAGGAACTCGGTGTGAACACGGTCTACTTCCAGTTCCCCTGGTACATCAGTCCCGAGGTCGCCGAGTCGATGGACCGCCTGTACGAGAAGACGTTCTCCTGGCTGAACCCGAGCACGGACACCAAGAAGCCGACCTGGCACAGCTACACCTACCAGCTCCCCGAGGAAGAGCTGCCCGCGCTGCGCGACTCGATGGCGCGGCTCGCGTCGCGGGCCTGGAACGTCCGGCTGCGCTACCAGCCGCAGCTCGAGGACGACGAGGTCACCGACTTCATCCTCGGCACCTCCCGGCCGGCGCAGCACCGCAGCAAGTGCCTCGCGGTGTCGAACCGGATGGAGGTGCACGCCGACGGCGCGGTCAGCTCGTGCAAGTTCTTCCCCGAGTTCGTGGTCGGCAACCTGTACGACCAGCCGGTGAACGAACTGTGGCAGAGCACGTCGTTCCGCGAGGTCCGCCGGATCATGTCCGAGAACGGCATGATGCCGGTCTGCTCGAAGTGCATCCTCCTGTACCTGAACGGAGTCTGA